A region from the Nonlabens sp. YIK11 genome encodes:
- the ytxJ gene encoding bacillithiol system redox-active protein YtxJ: MGLMDKLFKSQRDIAKDEIKDIQWEPLESVDQLHNLVKNSNLKTKVIFKHSTRCGISRMALSNFERNYENLDQNVTYYLLDLLNFREVSNSIAEELKVQHQSPQVIVLKDEKIIHTESHHGIDIKKIQSLIK; this comes from the coding sequence ATGGGTTTAATGGACAAGTTATTCAAATCGCAACGAGACATTGCCAAAGACGAAATCAAAGATATTCAATGGGAACCATTGGAGTCTGTTGACCAGTTGCATAATCTTGTTAAAAATTCAAATCTTAAAACCAAAGTAATTTTTAAGCATAGTACGAGGTGTGGGATTTCCAGAATGGCGCTTAGCAATTTTGAGCGTAATTATGAGAATCTAGATCAAAATGTGACCTATTATTTATTAGACTTGCTCAACTTTAGAGAGGTTAGCAATTCTATTGCAGAGGAACTTAAAGTACAGCATCAATCACCTCAAGTCATTGTCCTTAAAGATGAAAAGATCATCCATACTGAAAGTCATCACGGTATCGATATCAAAAAAATCCAGTCCCTAATCAAATAA
- a CDS encoding M48 family metallopeptidase → MKNIRFYLIASSMLVLSCATNVFTGERTLKPVSNDQVFPAAFSAYNEVLQESKVVTGTSESRMITNVGQNIKNASQKWLNALGHPEYLDGYEWEYNLINDDQVNAWAMPGGKIAFYTGILPIAQSETGVAVIMGHEVAHALANHGGQRMRASQLQQLGAVGLAVGGVVSGTSPQTMNILNQAYGLGSQFGAILPFSRAQESEADKIGLVLTAIAGYDPDEGARLWERMKANSGGQAPPEFLSTHPSNDTRIANLRQLAPIAKKEAAKYGVTSFK, encoded by the coding sequence ATGAAAAACATCCGATTTTATTTAATCGCTAGCTCTATGCTAGTCCTCTCTTGTGCTACCAATGTATTTACGGGAGAAAGAACCTTAAAGCCTGTATCTAACGACCAAGTATTTCCTGCTGCATTTTCTGCTTACAATGAAGTATTGCAGGAAAGTAAAGTTGTCACTGGAACATCAGAATCCAGAATGATCACCAATGTAGGTCAGAATATTAAAAATGCATCTCAAAAATGGTTGAATGCCTTGGGCCACCCAGAATATTTGGATGGTTACGAATGGGAATATAATCTCATTAATGATGACCAAGTAAATGCTTGGGCGATGCCAGGTGGTAAAATTGCATTTTACACAGGTATTTTACCCATAGCACAATCAGAAACAGGTGTTGCCGTTATCATGGGTCATGAAGTAGCACACGCACTTGCAAATCATGGTGGACAGCGCATGCGCGCTAGCCAACTTCAACAATTAGGAGCTGTTGGTCTTGCTGTAGGTGGAGTTGTATCTGGAACTAGTCCACAAACCATGAATATTTTAAATCAGGCTTATGGATTAGGGTCACAGTTTGGTGCCATTCTTCCATTCTCAAGAGCTCAAGAGTCTGAAGCAGACAAAATAGGATTGGTTCTTACCGCTATCGCAGGATATGATCCAGATGAAGGTGCGAGACTTTGGGAACGTATGAAAGCCAATAGCGGCGGTCAGGCTCCACCAGAATTTTTAAGCACGCACCCATCAAACGATACTCGTATTGCAAACTTGAGACAACTAGCACCAATAGCTAAAAAAGAAGCGGCAAAATACGGAGTGACTTCATTCAAATAG
- a CDS encoding MFS transporter, whose protein sequence is MKQTYPKGHPKLLTAWAFYDWANSVYSLVIASAIFPIYYSAISSNAYETGNVPQIFKGMNNESIIIITTALAFLIVSIISPILSGVADYSGKKKRFLQFFCYLGGACSIGLAFFSFDHLWISLLIYLLALVGFWGSLVFYNSYLPDVAHPDQQDKTSARGFSMGYIGSVILLVICLVLIQGGFFESEKLPTQISFVLVGVWWIGFAQYTYAYLPMGTRKDSSNVDNIFTNGFKELRKIWNQLGENLQMKRYLAAFFIYSMAVQTVMLVATYFGTEEVEWGEGGATTGLIISILLIQLVAIAGAFVASSLSRKHGNINVLIGINIVWACVCIYGYFVTTPIQFYITAGFVGFVMGSIQSLSRSTYSKMIPESSLDTASYFSFFDVAEKIGIVIGMLLFAVVGEITGSMRGSILFLVVFFVIGIILLIRVPKLKTTSEVNQE, encoded by the coding sequence ATGAAACAAACTTACCCGAAAGGCCATCCCAAATTATTGACCGCATGGGCGTTCTACGACTGGGCAAATTCAGTTTATTCCCTAGTTATCGCTAGTGCCATATTTCCTATCTACTACAGTGCCATAAGCAGTAACGCCTATGAGACTGGAAACGTTCCCCAGATTTTTAAGGGAATGAACAATGAGTCGATTATCATCATTACCACGGCCTTGGCCTTTTTGATCGTCAGCATAATTTCACCTATACTTTCTGGAGTGGCAGATTATTCTGGTAAGAAGAAACGCTTTTTACAGTTTTTCTGTTATTTGGGTGGCGCCTGCAGCATCGGCTTGGCGTTTTTTAGTTTTGATCACCTGTGGATCAGTTTGTTGATCTATTTGCTGGCTTTGGTAGGTTTTTGGGGATCGCTTGTATTTTATAATTCGTATTTACCAGATGTAGCGCATCCAGACCAGCAGGACAAAACCAGCGCACGAGGTTTTTCCATGGGATATATAGGAAGCGTTATTCTTTTGGTCATTTGTCTTGTTTTGATTCAAGGTGGTTTTTTTGAAAGTGAAAAATTGCCCACGCAGATTTCCTTCGTTCTCGTTGGAGTATGGTGGATAGGATTTGCGCAGTACACCTATGCGTATTTGCCCATGGGAACCAGAAAGGATAGTAGTAACGTCGACAATATTTTTACCAATGGCTTTAAGGAATTGAGGAAAATATGGAATCAGTTGGGTGAAAACTTACAGATGAAGCGCTATCTAGCCGCATTTTTCATCTACAGTATGGCCGTTCAGACCGTGATGCTCGTGGCGACTTATTTTGGTACGGAAGAAGTAGAATGGGGTGAAGGAGGCGCTACGACAGGCTTGATTATCTCTATCCTATTGATACAGCTGGTGGCCATTGCAGGAGCGTTTGTGGCGAGTTCGCTTTCGCGAAAGCATGGAAACATCAACGTTCTCATAGGTATCAACATCGTATGGGCGTGCGTTTGTATCTATGGCTATTTTGTCACCACGCCCATACAGTTCTATATCACCGCTGGATTCGTAGGTTTTGTGATGGGTTCCATCCAGTCACTTTCCAGAAGTACGTATTCTAAAATGATTCCAGAAAGCAGTCTGGATACCGCATCCTATTTCAGCTTTTTTGATGTAGCTGAAAAGATTGGGATCGTGATAGGGATGTTGCTTTTTGCCGTCGTTGGTGAGATTACAGGATCCATGCGTGGTAGTATTCTATTTCTGGTAGTATTTTTTGTGATCGGTATCATTCTATTGATACGCGTTCCCAAACTCAAAACAACCAGCGAAGTGAATCAAGAATAA
- a CDS encoding CDP-alcohol phosphatidyltransferase family protein, with protein MSKLPPKHQFLDLSDYGRSGGKWIAHSLKETSFTPIHVTLLFVLSGMIAIYAILNGHYVTAAFFLILKSVIDAADGELARLKKTPSYVGRYLDSVSDLLLNMMFLLAIMYVTQASLLWTVLAFVGLQLQGTLYNFYYVILRNSVDGDLTSRVRENSVPVALKGENQSTVTLFYHLYKSLYGVFDFVIYRLDSSARKCEPFPSWFMTLLSVYGLGFQLLIMAILLLFGWVHLIIPTLLAMSVLIFAFIAIRKVFLK; from the coding sequence ATGTCTAAATTACCGCCTAAACACCAATTTCTAGATCTTTCCGATTATGGTCGATCTGGTGGTAAGTGGATTGCCCATTCTTTAAAAGAAACCAGCTTCACTCCTATTCATGTGACTTTGCTTTTTGTATTGAGCGGTATGATCGCCATCTACGCCATCTTGAATGGTCACTACGTCACCGCTGCCTTTTTTCTTATTCTTAAATCGGTTATTGATGCGGCAGATGGTGAACTGGCACGTTTAAAGAAGACACCATCTTATGTAGGACGCTATTTGGATTCCGTGAGTGATTTGTTGCTCAACATGATGTTTTTACTGGCCATTATGTACGTTACCCAGGCAAGTTTGCTCTGGACGGTTTTGGCTTTTGTAGGTTTGCAGTTACAGGGAACCTTATATAATTTTTACTATGTCATTTTACGCAACAGTGTGGACGGTGACCTGACCAGTCGCGTGCGTGAGAATAGCGTACCTGTAGCATTAAAAGGTGAAAATCAATCTACTGTTACCTTATTCTATCACTTATATAAAAGTCTGTATGGAGTTTTTGATTTTGTGATCTACCGTTTAGACAGTAGCGCGCGCAAATGCGAACCCTTTCCCAGCTGGTTCATGACGTTGCTTTCGGTTTATGGACTGGGCTTTCAGTTATTGATCATGGCGATACTATTGCTGTTCGGTTGGGTGCATCTCATCATCCCAACGTTACTGGCCATGTCTGTCCTGATCTTTGCTTTTATAGCGATTCGTAAAGTGTTCCTTAAATAG
- a CDS encoding head GIN domain-containing protein encodes MKKAILILMTIAAFQSANAQWFGNKKVTGNGDVITKNFKTSGYDEISMAGSMDVELVSGTEGTITVEAESNLMEYLEIEVKGDRLTIGVEKGINLNSRKGIKVTVPVEYIDHVSLAGSGDIYSDLTLKSEKMKISLAGSGDIKLKTESKNLSLAVAGSGDLKISGRTENLDASVAGSGDISAYDLKANNVKASIAGSGDVAVFCNGGEMNASIVGSGDLRYKGETSKLKKTVMGSGDITKM; translated from the coding sequence ATGAAAAAAGCAATTCTTATTCTAATGACCATCGCTGCATTTCAATCTGCCAATGCACAATGGTTCGGCAATAAAAAAGTAACTGGTAATGGCGATGTCATAACCAAGAACTTCAAGACCTCAGGCTATGACGAGATAAGCATGGCAGGTTCCATGGATGTGGAACTTGTAAGCGGCACAGAAGGTACCATCACCGTCGAGGCAGAATCCAACCTAATGGAATATCTAGAAATCGAGGTCAAAGGTGATCGTCTTACCATAGGTGTGGAAAAAGGGATCAACCTTAACAGTCGTAAAGGTATCAAGGTGACCGTACCTGTAGAGTATATCGACCATGTGAGCCTTGCCGGCAGCGGCGATATCTATAGTGACCTGACCTTGAAATCTGAAAAAATGAAAATATCACTTGCTGGTAGCGGTGATATCAAATTAAAAACAGAATCCAAGAACCTAAGTCTTGCCGTGGCCGGTAGTGGTGATCTAAAAATTTCTGGAAGAACTGAGAATCTGGATGCCAGTGTTGCCGGTAGCGGAGATATAAGTGCCTATGATCTTAAGGCGAACAATGTAAAGGCGAGTATTGCCGGTAGCGGCGATGTGGCTGTTTTTTGTAATGGTGGTGAGATGAATGCCAGCATTGTAGGATCTGGTGACCTGCGTTATAAAGGTGAAACCAGCAAATTAAAAAAGACCGTCATGGGTAGTGGAGACATTACTAAGATGTAA
- a CDS encoding RNA polymerase sigma factor, translating into MNLTELKNDVFDLCEKGDRRAQMQVYNDYAKGMYHVALRIVEDTAQAEDIMQESMITAFSKIHQWNREATFGSWLKRIVINNCLNYKRKAGRMTTTTFEDHHDAVDDTENIDMEHAGWTAKRVLAAMKELKDSYREVLTLSLIEGMDNEEIAQIMGISHGMCRTTISRAKTSLRSKMELI; encoded by the coding sequence GTGAACCTAACCGAACTAAAAAACGACGTATTTGATCTGTGTGAAAAAGGCGACCGGCGCGCACAAATGCAAGTGTATAATGATTATGCAAAAGGAATGTACCATGTGGCATTGCGCATTGTTGAAGATACCGCACAGGCAGAGGACATCATGCAGGAAAGTATGATCACCGCATTCTCAAAAATTCACCAGTGGAATCGTGAAGCCACCTTTGGCAGCTGGCTCAAACGCATCGTGATCAACAACTGCCTGAACTATAAAAGAAAAGCTGGTAGAATGACCACCACGACTTTTGAAGATCACCACGATGCCGTGGATGACACTGAAAACATCGATATGGAACATGCCGGATGGACCGCAAAACGCGTCCTTGCAGCCATGAAGGAACTAAAGGATAGCTACAGAGAAGTGCTCACCCTATCGCTTATTGAAGGCATGGATAATGAAGAGATCGCACAGATCATGGGAATCTCGCACGGTATGTGCCGCACGACGATCTCGAGAGCAAAAACAAGTTTAAGAAGTAAAATGGAGTTGATATGA
- the lon gene encoding endopeptidase La, which produces MFKPKKFQIDIMSQQEFDQDAEFIPLLSSKDEEEMHAEAVPETLAILPLRNMVLFPGVVIPITAGRDQSIKLLQEANKANEPIGVVAQKDESVEDPGLEDLHETGVVARILKVFKMPDGNTTVIIQGKKRFQIDAIVETKPYLKATTKAIDEARPAADNEEFNAIIDKIKELSLEIIKESPNIPSEASFAIKNIESNSFLVNFVSSNMNLKVEDKQRLLEINDLKERALETLKFMNIERQKLELKNDIQSRVQTDINKQQREYFLHQQMKTIQEELGGGVSSHQEIDEMRQRAKTKKWDDKVKEHFEKELAKMQRMNPQVAEFSIQRNYLDLFLDLPWNEYSKDNFDLKRAMKILDRDHYGLDDVKKRIIEYLAVLKLRNDMKSPILCLYGPPGVGKTSLGKSIAEALGREYVRISLGGLRDEAEIRGHRKTYIGAMPGRIIQSIKKAKTSNPVFVLDEIDKLGSSHNGDPSSAMLEVLDPEQNNSFYDNFLEMGFDLSKVMFVATSNSMQTIQPALRDRMEVINVTGYTIEEKVEIGKRHLLPKQLKEHGLTKDHLKIGKPQIEKIVEGYTRESGVRTLDKQIAKMVRYAAKSIAMEDEYDLKVTNNTIIEVLGAPRMTRDKYENNDVAGVVTGLAWTRVGGDILFIESILSKGKGQLSVTGNLGKVMKESATIAMEYIKAHADELGIDSGIFEKYNVHIHVPEGATPKDGPSAGITMLTSLVSLFTQRKVKKSIAMTGEITLRGKVLPVGGIKEKILAAKRARIKEILLCEQNRRDIEEIKPDYLKGLTFHYVSDMSNVLELALTKQKVKNAKVL; this is translated from the coding sequence ATGTTCAAACCAAAGAAGTTTCAAATAGACATTATGTCACAGCAGGAATTTGATCAAGATGCCGAGTTTATTCCATTGTTGAGCTCTAAGGATGAGGAAGAAATGCATGCAGAAGCGGTGCCAGAAACCCTTGCGATCCTACCGTTGCGCAACATGGTCCTTTTTCCAGGTGTGGTGATTCCCATTACTGCTGGACGTGATCAATCCATAAAATTATTACAGGAAGCCAATAAGGCCAACGAGCCTATAGGTGTCGTGGCGCAAAAAGATGAATCTGTAGAAGATCCAGGACTAGAAGACCTGCACGAGACTGGTGTGGTGGCGCGTATCCTTAAAGTATTCAAGATGCCTGATGGGAATACCACGGTCATTATTCAAGGTAAAAAGCGATTTCAAATTGATGCCATCGTAGAAACCAAACCGTATTTAAAAGCGACGACTAAAGCGATTGATGAAGCCAGGCCAGCCGCAGATAATGAGGAGTTCAACGCGATTATTGATAAGATTAAGGAGCTCTCTCTAGAGATTATAAAAGAAAGTCCGAACATCCCAAGTGAGGCGAGTTTTGCGATCAAAAACATCGAGTCCAATAGCTTTCTCGTCAATTTTGTTTCCTCAAACATGAACTTAAAGGTTGAGGATAAACAACGATTGCTGGAGATCAATGATCTTAAAGAACGTGCATTGGAAACCTTGAAGTTCATGAATATTGAGCGTCAAAAGCTCGAACTAAAAAATGATATCCAGTCACGCGTGCAAACCGATATCAATAAGCAACAACGTGAGTATTTCCTGCACCAGCAAATGAAGACCATTCAAGAGGAATTGGGTGGTGGCGTGAGCTCGCATCAAGAAATTGATGAGATGCGCCAGCGTGCCAAAACCAAAAAATGGGACGACAAGGTCAAGGAACATTTTGAAAAGGAACTTGCCAAAATGCAGCGCATGAATCCGCAGGTGGCAGAATTTTCCATACAGCGCAACTACCTGGATTTATTTCTGGACTTGCCATGGAACGAGTACTCCAAGGATAATTTTGACTTGAAGCGTGCCATGAAGATCTTGGACCGTGATCATTACGGTCTGGATGATGTCAAGAAACGTATTATAGAATATCTAGCAGTCTTGAAATTGCGTAATGATATGAAATCTCCTATCCTTTGTCTTTATGGACCTCCAGGAGTTGGTAAAACATCTTTGGGAAAATCCATTGCTGAGGCTTTGGGACGCGAGTATGTTCGCATTTCGCTAGGTGGATTGCGTGATGAGGCAGAAATACGCGGGCACCGTAAAACCTATATAGGAGCCATGCCGGGTCGTATCATACAGAGCATCAAGAAAGCCAAAACATCCAATCCAGTATTTGTACTGGACGAGATTGACAAATTGGGAAGTTCGCACAACGGTGATCCATCCAGCGCGATGCTAGAAGTCTTGGATCCAGAGCAGAACAACAGCTTTTACGATAACTTCCTAGAAATGGGGTTTGATTTGAGTAAAGTGATGTTTGTGGCTACTTCCAATAGTATGCAAACCATACAGCCAGCCTTACGCGATCGTATGGAAGTCATTAATGTGACTGGTTATACCATAGAGGAAAAGGTAGAAATAGGGAAGAGGCACTTGTTACCTAAACAATTGAAGGAACATGGTCTTACTAAAGACCACTTGAAAATAGGGAAACCACAAATAGAGAAAATCGTTGAAGGATACACTAGGGAAAGCGGTGTACGTACACTAGACAAACAAATCGCAAAAATGGTGCGCTATGCTGCCAAAAGTATTGCGATGGAAGACGAGTACGACCTTAAAGTCACCAACAACACTATTATTGAAGTTTTAGGTGCGCCACGCATGACGCGCGATAAGTATGAAAACAATGATGTTGCTGGTGTGGTCACTGGACTTGCCTGGACTCGTGTAGGTGGAGATATATTATTTATAGAATCCATCCTAAGTAAAGGTAAAGGCCAGCTGAGCGTTACCGGTAATCTAGGTAAGGTCATGAAGGAAAGTGCCACAATAGCGATGGAATACATCAAGGCACATGCCGATGAACTGGGCATCGATTCAGGAATATTTGAGAAGTACAATGTTCACATTCACGTACCTGAAGGAGCTACCCCAAAAGATGGTCCTAGTGCTGGAATCACGATGTTGACTTCGCTAGTTTCTTTATTTACACAACGTAAAGTCAAGAAAAGCATTGCCATGACAGGTGAGATCACGCTACGCGGTAAGGTGCTACCCGTTGGCGGAATTAAGGAAAAGATCCTCGCGGCAAAACGTGCAAGAATCAAGGAAATCCTACTTTGCGAGCAAAACCGTAGAGACATAGAGGAAATCAAACCTGACTACCTAAAAGGCTTGACCTTCCATTATGTAAGTGATATGAGCAATGTATTGGAATTGGCGTTGACTAAGCAAAAGGTCAAAAATGCAAAGGTGTTGTAA
- a CDS encoding T9SS type A sorting domain-containing protein, translating into MNKITLLFFSLICLSLNAQNQLLSSVQQISDGSGGFENVYGYNYEYDSSDNLIQETALRWESSTASWIPEYQDTYEYNANRRATLLISQVYNSTSGTFVNDYRDIYTYNSKGDLVEIRSEEFVNGSYQNEFRLTASYSNNRLTSFIEYVWDGSQWVAEDRAFINYNTNGSISNLVGETLVNGVWQTDYRDTLTYNNSNQLVRKIFENWNGSSYDLDEEFDYTYDNNGNLTIEVTDFDFTESGPSNRETYIYDTNVLMSNIANPFRDKTGTEYLFEDFPYVNKILEQRYQDYDSSTMSYEDVSSKTVYDYNSTLGVESPEALASTINVYPNPTTGLLNIESTNFEIARVDVYSVLGSKVLSSNNQNVDLSNVTAGVYFVQIANKEGQLSNHKIVKN; encoded by the coding sequence ATGAACAAAATTACTCTTCTATTTTTCTCCTTGATTTGTTTGAGCTTAAATGCTCAAAATCAGCTATTGTCTTCTGTCCAACAAATATCAGACGGCAGTGGTGGCTTTGAGAACGTCTACGGCTATAACTATGAATACGATTCCAGCGATAATCTAATTCAGGAGACCGCTTTGAGATGGGAATCCAGTACAGCATCTTGGATTCCTGAATATCAGGACACCTATGAATATAATGCTAATCGCAGGGCAACTTTATTGATATCACAGGTATACAATTCGACATCAGGAACGTTTGTCAATGATTACAGAGACATTTACACCTATAATTCCAAGGGTGATCTGGTTGAAATAAGATCTGAAGAATTTGTAAATGGAAGTTATCAGAATGAATTTAGATTGACCGCAAGTTATAGTAACAACAGACTAACGTCTTTTATCGAATATGTTTGGGATGGATCACAATGGGTGGCAGAGGATCGTGCCTTTATCAACTATAACACTAATGGTTCAATTTCAAATCTAGTGGGCGAGACTTTAGTGAACGGTGTCTGGCAAACCGACTATAGAGACACGTTGACGTATAATAATAGTAATCAACTAGTAAGAAAAATCTTTGAAAACTGGAACGGTTCCAGTTATGATCTGGATGAAGAATTTGATTACACCTATGATAATAATGGAAACCTTACTATCGAGGTTACTGATTTCGATTTTACTGAATCTGGACCGTCCAATAGAGAAACCTATATTTATGATACAAATGTATTGATGAGCAATATCGCAAATCCATTTAGAGATAAAACAGGTACGGAATATCTTTTTGAAGACTTCCCATATGTCAATAAAATATTAGAGCAGCGTTATCAAGATTATGATTCCAGCACCATGTCCTATGAAGACGTTAGCAGTAAAACGGTTTATGACTATAATTCAACTCTTGGTGTAGAGTCTCCGGAAGCATTGGCATCTACCATCAATGTATACCCAAATCCTACAACTGGTTTGCTCAACATAGAATCTACTAATTTTGAGATCGCTCGAGTAGACGTTTATAGTGTATTGGGAAGTAAAGTGCTGAGCAGCAATAATCAAAATGTTGATTTAAGCAACGTGACTGCTGGAGTTTACTTTGTTCAAATAGCTAATAAAGAAGGTCAATTGAGCAATCATAAGATTGTCAAAAACTAA
- a CDS encoding SLC13 family permease, which translates to MEIILVFCVLGMTILLFLTEWFPIDKIAFLIIVSLVLLGLTKPEEAISGFADPATITVLSLMIIAISLEDNGVIEWLTSGIKRVSILPLILITPVFMFVSASISAFISTTAVVIIFIKIVSQLSAKYNFSASKLLMPISFAGILGGSCTLMGTSTNLIVNSVARNLGAERLGFFEFTVFGLVFLVIGIVFMTIASKWLPKDKSKDLAENYGLQEFIFTVTITEESKLVDQLLSESILEENPDISIIKLIRDRKVVNAPGKYINVKVGDELVLMGTVEDLAQFVQKENLLLHDERNTKDKIQQANNIEEKDEESPVMKYIELLILPGSNLIGSTLRKIRRSSLYGAYPLAIQKRKNIRNTKDRLIRKDINDIRVKPGDRLLLELQDGSMRDLERLENVAILNEHELKSSVPLYKKYITLFTLLAVIGLASSGVLTILASALTGIGILLLTNCISLEKIYQKVNWQIVFLLAGMIPLGIAMNNTGTDTWISEQLLEILQGQAPIIVLGLIFLFTMLMSGTISNNATAIIMTPIAMSVGAGFGLEVKPFILAVMFAANFSFFTPVGYQTNALIYGTGIYKFKHFLIIGGILSIILWIVGTLLLSTLL; encoded by the coding sequence ATGGAAATCATCTTAGTCTTTTGTGTGTTGGGAATGACCATCTTACTGTTCCTAACCGAATGGTTTCCCATTGACAAAATTGCATTTTTAATCATCGTGAGCTTGGTTCTTCTAGGTCTTACAAAACCAGAAGAAGCCATTAGTGGCTTTGCAGATCCTGCAACCATTACCGTATTGTCGCTTATGATTATTGCCATAAGCCTGGAAGATAACGGCGTGATTGAATGGTTGACGAGTGGTATTAAAAGAGTCAGCATACTGCCGCTAATTCTCATCACACCAGTGTTTATGTTTGTTAGTGCCAGTATATCTGCCTTTATTAGTACCACGGCGGTGGTTATCATTTTTATAAAAATTGTTTCACAGCTATCGGCTAAGTATAATTTCTCTGCCAGTAAATTATTGATGCCCATATCTTTTGCTGGTATTTTAGGTGGTAGTTGTACCTTGATGGGAACATCTACCAACCTTATAGTGAACTCTGTTGCCCGTAACTTAGGCGCTGAGCGTTTGGGATTCTTTGAGTTTACGGTATTTGGATTGGTATTTCTCGTAATCGGTATTGTATTTATGACCATCGCCTCAAAATGGCTTCCCAAGGACAAAAGCAAAGACCTGGCAGAAAATTATGGACTCCAGGAATTCATCTTTACGGTGACCATTACTGAAGAAAGCAAGCTCGTAGATCAACTACTATCAGAAAGTATTCTCGAAGAAAATCCTGATATAAGTATTATAAAATTGATACGTGATCGCAAGGTGGTCAACGCGCCAGGAAAATACATCAATGTAAAAGTAGGAGATGAGCTGGTCCTGATGGGTACGGTTGAAGATCTCGCGCAATTTGTACAAAAGGAAAACTTGTTGCTCCACGACGAGCGCAACACTAAAGACAAAATCCAACAGGCCAATAATATTGAGGAAAAGGATGAAGAGTCGCCTGTGATGAAATATATAGAGCTGCTCATCTTACCAGGTTCCAATCTTATAGGAAGTACGCTAAGAAAAATACGCAGATCATCCTTGTATGGCGCTTATCCGCTGGCCATTCAAAAGCGTAAGAACATTAGAAACACAAAAGATCGCTTGATACGCAAGGACATCAATGACATACGCGTCAAACCTGGTGATCGATTGTTGCTGGAATTACAGGATGGATCGATGCGAGACTTGGAACGCCTGGAAAATGTGGCCATACTCAACGAGCATGAACTTAAAAGCAGCGTGCCTTTGTATAAAAAATACATCACGTTATTTACTTTGTTAGCGGTAATAGGTCTAGCCAGTAGCGGCGTTTTGACCATTCTTGCCAGTGCGTTGACAGGCATAGGAATCTTGTTGTTGACGAATTGTATCTCTCTGGAAAAAATCTATCAAAAGGTGAACTGGCAAATTGTTTTTCTACTTGCGGGAATGATTCCTTTGGGAATTGCAATGAACAACACTGGTACAGATACTTGGATATCAGAGCAATTGCTGGAGATCCTTCAAGGTCAGGCGCCTATAATTGTTCTGGGACTTATATTTTTGTTTACCATGTTGATGAGCGGCACCATATCCAATAATGCAACCGCCATCATCATGACGCCTATCGCAATGTCTGTTGGTGCCGGATTTGGCCTAGAGGTAAAGCCATTTATTCTTGCCGTCATGTTTGCGGCAAACTTCAGCTTTTTTACGCCTGTTGGTTATCAAACCAACGCCTTGATTTATGGTACTGGAATCTATAAATTCAAGCACTTTTTAATCATAGGTGGTATTTTAAGCATCATTCTTTGGATTGTGGGAACCCTATTGCTTTCTACCTTACTCTAG
- a CDS encoding MauE/DoxX family redox-associated membrane protein → MWKKISLILFIIFYGFAGVNHFLNPETYEEVIPNWLGDAGVINILAGVVEIAVAVLAIFKPTRKYAGWITIAMLLAFVISHVYFIQLGHCAGGVCLDPWVGWVRLVVIHPLLIYWAYAISKS, encoded by the coding sequence ATGTGGAAAAAGATTTCTCTCATTCTATTTATCATTTTTTATGGCTTTGCTGGAGTCAACCACTTTTTGAATCCTGAAACCTATGAGGAAGTCATCCCTAATTGGTTGGGCGATGCAGGTGTCATCAACATTCTTGCTGGCGTGGTAGAAATAGCAGTAGCTGTGCTTGCCATTTTTAAACCTACTAGAAAATATGCCGGATGGATCACAATCGCCATGCTGCTGGCGTTTGTCATATCGCACGTTTACTTTATTCAGTTAGGGCATTGTGCTGGTGGTGTCTGCCTGGATCCATGGGTAGGTTGGGTACGACTGGTTGTTATTCATCCGCTATTGATTTATTGGGCCTATGCCATTAGTAAATCTTAA